DNA sequence from the Antarctobacter heliothermus genome:
CATAGGTTGTGCAGGCCGGTATACCGGACCGGGGACCGGCGGTTTGATGCTGATGGGGGGGCCGGTCAGGCGCTCGCCCGGTGGGCCGCTTGCATCAGAGTTGACGGTGGCGAAAGGTGCGAGAAATTGCCCCGTCAGTTCACCGCATGAATACCACAAGAGCCATTGGTTCGAAATATACTTTTCGGCCTCGATTTTTCGGTTATCTGCTCGGGTCCATTTGTAACACACGCCAGAATTACGCAAGCTTGATGTGCATTGATCTGAAAAAATGCCAGTTTTTCTTCCGTGTTTATCGCATACTCATAGTTGTATTGCTCGAGGCTGTTAAGGCGACCTTGTCGAAGTAAGCCAAGTTTTCGGCTGAAGGAATTTAACGCATCGGGTATGCCATTTTTGTACAAATGATAATTCGTTATCCAGTGTGTCCATATCGCGGAGTTTTCGTCCAATATTTTCCCGGCGTGTTCGAAGTAAAGTGCGGCTGCTTGCTTCGCGGCCCAAGGGTTAAGGAAATTCGAAAACAGCTTGTAGTCGATTTTAGATTTATAGAAATCTTCGATGCTTCCGTCTGCTCCTACATGCCAAAAAGATTCCGCGTCCTCCACTCTTAGACATTTGAATGCTTCAGGTGTATTGTTGAGGACGCCTTTACTTAATTTGTTCCAGTAAGTATGGTCGGCGTCACGATCTCGCGATAGTCCCATAGTGATTGCGAACCACGACGCGACCTGGTCCAGTTGGGACGAACCATTGTTGCAGCGATTGCAGGCCGGAAACTCCAGCCCCTTCAATCTTATCTTTTCATGAAAAAAGGCTTTAGGTGGAGCATGTTCGATGGTCGTGGTTTCGTTTTGCCCTGCGCAGAAGCAACATTTTGGGTGAACTGACCTAAGCCTTTCAAGGCGGTTTTTCCTTTCTCCCATCTTCTAAAATCGGCCTCGATTTGATATAATTTCTTTTATTGACACGTCTTTTATTGTGTCATGCACTTTCAAGGTGCGCGCTGTCTCCCACCCCTCCCCAATCTCCGGGAACCACGCATCCGCACCTTCGACCGCCACATCCACCTCGGTAATCAACAGCCGATGCGCCAAGGGCAGCATGGCCTCGTAAATTCTTTGCCCGCCAATCCCGTAGACTCGGAAATAGCCAAGCGATTGCGCCAGTGCGATGCCCTCTTCGACGGAGGAGACCACATGCTCGGTCAGTCCCTTATCGCGGGAGACGACGATGTTCAGGCGTTTGGGGAGCGGCTTGAACGGGAGGCTCTCCCATGTGCGGCGGCCCATGATCAGCGCGCCGCCCAGCGTTTCGCGTTTGAACATCGCGAGGTCTTCGGGGATGTGCCACGGGATGTCGCCGTCCTTGCCGATGGCGCGGTTGCGGTCGTGGGCGGCGATGAGGGTGATCATGTCGGGTCTCCTCAGACGGCCACGGGGGCCTTGATCGCGGGCAGGGGATCGTAGCCGGGAAAGGCGAAATCCTCATACCGGAAGTCAAACAGGTCGGTGACGTTGCGGGTGAATTCCAGCGCGGGCAGGGAACGGGGCGTGCGCGAGAGTTGTTCGGCGACCTGATCCATGTGGTTGGAATAGATATGCGCGTCGCCGATGGAATGGACGAAATCGCCCACCTGATACCCCGTGACCTGCGCCAGCATCGCTTGCAACAGCGCGTAGGAGGCGATGTTGAAGGGCACGCCAAGGAACATGTCAGCGCTGCGCTGATACAGTTGCAGGTGGAGTTTGCCGCCAAGAATGCGGACCTGCCAGAGCGTGTGACAGGGCGGCAGCGCCATGTCGGGCACATCGGCCGGGTTCCATGCGGACACGATCATGCGGCGTGAATCGGGAGTCTGGCGGATTTGCTCCAGCAGGGTTTCGATCTGGTCGATGGGGCCTTTGTGACCGGGCCAGTGTCGCCACTGGTGGCCATAGACCGGACCGAGGTCGCCGTTGGCGTCGGCCCATTCATCCCAGATGCGCACCTTGTTCTCTTGCAGGTAGCGGATGTTGGTGGAGCCGGAGAGGAACCACAACAGCTCATGCACGATGGAGCGCAGGTGCAGTTTCTTGGTGGTGACGAGGGGAAAGCCGTCGGCCAGCGGATAGCGGATTTGCAGGCCGAAATAGCTGCGTGTGCCGGTGCCGGTGCGGTCGGTGGTGTCCTGACCGTGGTTCAGCACGGTGCGGAGCGCGTCTAGGTATTGCTGCATGGGGGCCTCCACAGGGGGTCGATATGCTTGGAATAGGGCATTTGGCGCGGCGGCGGAAGCCGGGGCTGTGGGATGATTATGCCGCACATTCCGGCGGGTGCCGCGGGCGTGATTGACTTTTCAAGGCGGTCTGCGCACCCTGTGGACAAAATAAAAGACTAAACCAGAGGCAGTTTCATGTATCGCACTATCGTAGCGCTCGCATTGGCGAGCGCCCTTGCCGCTTGTGATCCCGCCAGCCTGAGCAGCAGCGGCGACTCCGGTATCGGCACGGGCGCGCAACCCCTGATCGCAGAACCCGAGGCCGTGGATGGTGGCGGAACGGTTGATCCCGACGCAGATCCGGATCCCGACAACCTGTATACCAGCGAGTTGAAAAACGCGTCTGCGGATCTGACCGTCAACGAGATGACCTTTGATCCGGACACCGGAGAGCTGGTGTTCAACAACCTGCCCTTTGACAGTAATCAGGCGGTGGCGGGCGAAAACGTCTATACACGCAACGCGGGTGCCAGCGCGGCGCTGGCGGGCACCGGGTTTGACGCCTATCGCAACGCGGCGGGGCCAAACGGCGGGTCGCAGTATTTCGCCGTCTTCCGGCGGTCGGCCACCGGGTTCAGCCAGGTCGGCGCGGTCGGGTCGGATCGTTATCTGTCGTTCGGCTTTGGCGGCGCGGCGGCGCAGCGATTGGATGGCGACGGGGCCTTGCCCGATACCAATGATTCCTATGTCTTTACCGGCGAATACGCTGCGGTGCGGACGGTGGTGGACGACACCACGGGCACGCGGATGGAGTATGTCTCTGGCGTGTCGCTGATCGACGTGGACATTCAGGACTTTGACGTCTCTGGCGCGGTTGAGGGGCTGATCGTGAGCCGTGAGTTCTTTGACGCCAACGGGGTGAACATCGCCGATCTGAGCCGCGCGGATTTCCTGTCGCTGGCCACGGCGGAGATCAACTTTGACACTTGGACGATCAGTTCGTCGGATGCGAGCGCGGTGCGCTCTGACGGCGAAGTGACCCAGACCGGCAGCTGGTCGGGCCTGTTTGCCGGACCGAATGGCGAAGAGGTTGTGGGCATCGTGGTGGTTGAAGGGCAGGGGCCGGTGGGCATTGATCCGGCCACAGGCGACTTCATCACACAAGATGTCCGCGAGGTCGGCGGCTTCATTGCGACGCGACCCTAAACCTGTCGCCATGGGCGTCGGTGTCCGTCTCCGGCGCGCCATCCGTTTGGTGCTGGCCCTTGCGGTGTGCACGGCGGCGGGACTGACCCCGCAGTCCGCGCGCGCCGATGAGGTTCGCATGAGCATCGACGAGGCGCGCGGCGCGGCGGCGCGGGCACTGATGGCGGGACAGGCGGATCTGGCACTGGTGCTGGCCGAGGGTGTGCTGTTGGGCGCGCCGGGAGACGCGCAGGCGCTGATGATGAAATCCCGTGCCTTGCGCGCGTTGGGTCGCCCCCAAGAGGCGGCCGGTGCGGCGCGGCAGGCCTTTGGCCAGAGCGTTGATGAGCGGTCCCGGTTTTTTGCGGCCCTGCTGATGGCGCAGGCGCGATCCACCGGCGGGCAACCGGGGGCGGCGCAGCTATGGTTGCGGCGCGCGGCGCAGATTGCGCCCGATGAGCAGTTGCGGGCGGCGGCGGTGCGCGATTTTCGCCATGTGCGGAGCCAGACCCCGTGGCGGTTGTCGTTGGACATGTCGGTTGAGCCGTCGGACAATCTGAACGGCGCGCCCAAGACCAACAGCTTTACCTTTGGCGGATTGCCTTTTGTAAACCCCACAGCGGTGCCCTTGTCGGGAGAACGCTTTGTCTTTGGGGCCGATTATCTGCGCCGGGTGCCGTTGAGCGAATCCCGGCGGCTGAACCTTGGCGCGTCGGTCGAAATGCAGCGCGTGCGCTTTTCCTCGGACGCGCGCGACAAGGTGCCGGGCCTGCGCAACGGCGACTACCGGCAGGACGCGCTGGCACTGAGTTTGGGCTATGAGGCGCGCGGGGCCGAAGGGGCGTGGCTGGGCAAGTCGCAACTGTCGCTGTCCCGGCACTGGCGGGCCGGGACGCCCTATGCGGATGCCGCCCGGCTGGACCTGAGCTATGGCCGGATGCTGACGCCGGGGCTGACCGGCACCGCGCGCTTTGCCTATGAGACCGAACAGCGCCTTGATGTGGGCCTGCGCGACAACCAAACCCGCGAGGTGGGGGTGACGCTGACCCGGCGGTTCGGCAAGGCGGCGGTGGGGCTGGATGTGCAGGTGACGGACACGGCGTCCGAGTCGCGGCTGGTGGCGCGTGAAAGCGCGCGTGCGGCGGTCAGTTACGGACTGGGCAAGCCTGTTCGGGGCATGCTGCCGCGCCTGACGCTGGCTTGGGAGGTCACCGACTACGATCAGGCACCGGCCAGCTTTTGGGTGACTCCACGGCGGGATGAGGAACTTTCGGTTTCGCTGAATGTTCTACTGCCGGAATTCGATTACTATGGCTTTGCCCCCGAGATCGGGGTTTCCTTCCGCGATCGAAGTTCCAATTATACCATATACGAGACCCGCGGCACCGATCTGCGGCTGGGTCTGAAATCGGTATTCTGAAACGCGGCGATTGCCGGAAGGAAACACATGTCTATCAAATACCTGCACACGATGGTCCGGGTGAAAGACCTCGAAGCGTCGATGAAATTCTATGAGCTGCTGGGCCTCCAGGAGACCCGCAGGACTGAAAGCGAAAAGGGCCGGTTCACGCTGATTTTCATGGCGCCTCCGGGGCAAGAGGATTGCCCGGTCGAGCTGACCTACAATTGGGACGGCGACGAGGGGCTGCCGTCGGATTCGCGCCATTTCGGCCATCTGGCCTATTCGGTGTCGAACATTTACGAAACCTGTCAGTACCTTATGGACAATGGTGTGACCATCAACCGCCCGCCGCATGATGGCCGCATGGCGTTTGTCCGGTCGCCGGACAATGTGTCGGTCGAGTTGTTGCAAGAGGGCGAGGCGCTGGAACCTGCGGAACCTTGGACCAGCATGGGCAACACGGGCCACTGGTGACAGGTCTGATACGCCTTGGGGCCGCCCTTGGGGCGGTCCTGATCCCTGCGGGTGCCGAGGCGGCCTGTCGTCTGGCGCTGTTGCTGGCGCTGGATGTGTCGTCATCGGTCGATGAGGCGGAATATCTGTTGCAGCGCGACGGGCTGGCGGCGGCGCTGATGGCCCCCGATGTGCAGGGCGCGATCCTGCAAGGCGGGGGCGGCGTGGCTATTGCCGCCTATGAATGGAGCGGGCGACGCCAGTCGACGGTGATCCAGGAGTGGGCACTGATGTCGACTGCAGGTGACATCGCGGCGGTGTCCGCGCGGCTGCGGTCGGCGGAGCGGTCTTACCGGCGGTTCCCGACCGCGCTGGGCTATGCGCTGGGCTTTGGTGCCACGATGATGGAGGCCGCGCCCGAGTGTGAGCGGCGGGTGATAGACGTATCGGGCGACGGTATCACCAACGACGGGTTCTGGCCGCAACAGGCCTATCGGCACTTTCCCTTTGGCGGCGTGACAGTGAATGCGCTGGCAGTATTGGGGGCGGACCCGGCAGTGGTGGATCACTATGAATTCGAGGTGCTGCATGGACCGGGTGCCTTTATCGAGACGGCGCAGGGCTATGAGGGCTACGAGCAGGCGATGATCCGCAAACTGTACCGCGAGATTCAGGACCGGATTGTCGGCGCGATGCCTGACCCGGCCGCGGGGCCGGGATGAGGTGGCTGGCCATCCTTGCACTGGTCTGGGCCGGTGCGGCTGAGGCCGGGTGCCGTCAGGCGCTGGCGCTGGGGCTGGATGTGTCGGGATCGGTGGATGCGCGGGAATACCGGCTGCAACTGGACGGGCTGGCCGGCGCGTTAGAAGACCCCGAAGTGGTCGCCGCGTTTCTAGCAATGCCCGAAGTGCCGGTGGCTCTGGCGGTGTTCGAATGGAGCGGACAGGGCGCGCAACGGCTGGTGGTGCCCTGGCGCAGCGTCACGGGTTCGGCGGACGTGGCTGAGGTGGCGGCGCAATTGCGTGGCACCACACGGATGGCGATGGACCGCTCGACCGCGATTGGCGCGGCCAAAAGGTTTGGCGCGGGCCTGCTGGGACAGCAGGCGGGGTGTTGGCGGCGTGTGCTGGACCTGTCCGGCGACGGATTGTCGAACACTGGGCCACGCCCGCAGGACGTGCGTCCGGACGGGATCACGATCAACGGATTGGTGATCAGCGCCACGGGCGGCGCCGACGAAATCGGCGCGCTTGCCTCATATTACCATGCCTATGTGATCGCCGGGCCAGAGGCCTTTGTCGAAACGGCCCTAGGCTTTGAGGCGTTTGAGGCGGCCATGGTCCGCAAACTGAAACGCGAATTGCAGGTGCTGGCCGTCTCGACCCGTTAAGAGGCCAACGGGGCGGCGACCGGGGGGGGGCGACGACGTGCCTTTGGTGCACATCGCCCCGCCCGCCCTTGCACCTGACCGGCCTGGGCATTGCCGGGTTCGGCCCGCGCTGGAGATCAGTAGATATAGCGGATCTGATCTGTCCAGTAGCGTTCGACCCGACGCAGCGAGGAGGTGATCTCATCTATCTTGTCGACAGAGAGAACCGCCTTGTTCTGCAACCCGTCCGCATGGCGGGCGAACAGTTCAGCGACGATGTCCTTGATCTCACGCCCGCGCTGGGTCAGCCGCACCCGGACAGAGCGGCGGTCGATCTCACAGCGCTGATGGTGCATGTACCCCATTTCGACCAGCTTCTTGAGATTGTAGCTGACGTTGGAGCCTTGATAGTAGCCCCGGCTTTTCAGTTCACCTGCCGTGACCTCATTCTCGCCGATGTTGAACAGCAAGAGGGCCTGCACTGCGTTGACATCTATGATGCCGACCCGTTCGAACTCATCCTTGATGACGTCGAGCAGCAAACGGTGGAGACGTTCCACCAGACTCAACGCATCCAGATAACTCGACATGAAGCCTTGTCCTGGCCCCTGGTTCAGGGACGAATGAATGCTCATTTCGTTCTCCGCCTGTTTTCTTTGCAACAGAGCATTCACGGATAAACACAAATATCGGGTTAAACCGACAAGAAGACCCGGAAAATTCTAATGATTTCCGTGGCTTGATTAACCTTTCTTACCATGCGGCGGGTGACTGAATCGGGGTGACTCTTAGGTGTGAGGCACCCCGGCGCGGTGGCTTGCAGCGGGAATTTCCCGGCATGATCAACCGCTTGCGGCGACCTGCGCGATTTCAGCGACTAGCGTTGCGTGGATGTCGGGGGCCGGAGCCTGACCGGAAATCCATTGATACAAGTCTTGGTCGTTTTCTTCCAAAAGCCCCTCGTAGGCATCCAATGCCTCGGCATCCATCTGGTCCAGACGTGCCTTTGAAAAGCGGATCAGCAGAATGTCCATTTCCTTGGTGCCACGCCGCATCGAACGCATGTGCAGTCGCCGCAGGCGCGTTTCACGGGATTCGGCGGGTGCTGTTGTCATGGTCATACGGTTTCCTTGAGCACGGTGCGCAACTGCTTTTCCAGCCGCCCCAGTTTGTCCGCCTGCGCCCGGAACTGACCGCGCAGGGCGCGAATCTCTGTCAGGATGGCGTTGATGTCTGGGTCCAGCGCCTCGGTCTCGGAGGGGTCCGGCAGGCCGTCGCCTTCGCCGGTGATCAGCCAGACGATCGAGATATTCAGCACGCCGGCCAGCATGTTCAGACGGTTGGCGCGTGGTTCACTGAAATCGTCCTCCCATGCCTGAATCGTCTTGTGCTTGACGCCCAGCCGTTTGGCCAAGATTTCCTGGGTCATGCCTGCCGCTTCGCGGGCTGCGGCAAGCCGGTCGCCGAAAGTCGCTGTTTCGGGCCCGTACCAGTCAGTTGTGTCGCTCATGGTCTTTCCTTTCAGGCGAAGCCGCTTGAACGCCGTTCGGGCGCAAACTATGACAGGGCAGGCAGATTTTCAAACAACGAGGCCCCCCATGTCTTTTCTGTCGCAAACGCTGGCCCGTGTGAAACCCTCCCCAACGGTGGCCGTGACGCAATTGGCGCGTGAACTGGCGGCGGCGGGGCGCGATATCATCGGACTGGGCGCTGGCGAGCCTGACTTTGACACACCCGACAATATCAAGGCTGCGGCAATTGCGGCAATCGACGCGGGGAAAACGAAGTACACCGCGCCGGACGGCATCCCCGAATTGAAGCAGGCCGTTTGTGACAAGTTCGCGCGCGAGAACGGGCTGACCTATGCGCCGTCGCAAATCAGCGTCAGCACGGGTGGCAAGCAGGTGTTGTACAACGCGCTGATGGCCACGCTGAACCCGGGCGATGAGGTGATCATTCCTGCGCCCTATTGGGTCAGCTACCCGGACATGGTGCGTCTGGGCGGCGGAGAGCCGGTGATTGTGGAGGGGGCCGAGGCAGAGGGGTTCCGCATCACGGCGGACCAGCTTGAGGCTGCGATCACGCCGAAGACCAAGTGGTTCATCTTTAACTCGCCATCCAACCCGACCGGGGCGGGCTATGACCGTGCGGCGCTGAAGGCCTTGACCGAGGTGCTGATGCGACACCCGCATGTCTGGGTGATGTCGGACGATATGTACGAACACCTCGCCTATGATGGGTTCACCTTTGTGTCGCCCGCGCAGGTCGAGCCGGGCCTGTATGATCGGACGTTGACCGTCAACGGGGTCAGCAAGTCCTATGCCATGACCGGCTGGCGGATCGGCTATGCGGGCGGGCCAGAGCATCTGATTGCCGCCATGCGCAAGGTGCAGGGCCAGTCCACCACCAACCCCTGTTCGATCAGCCAGTGGGCCGCTGTCGAGGCGTTGAACGGACCTCAGGATTTTCTGGCAGAGCGGGCGTCGGTCTTTGCCCGACGTCGTGACATGGTGGTGGCACGGTTGAACGGCTGCGCCGGGATCACCTGCGCGGTGCCGGAAGGGGCGTTTTATGTCTATCCGTCTGTGGCAGGCTGTATGGGCAAGACCTCTCCCCAAGGGACAACCATTGACAGTGATGAGGCGTTTTGCACTGCGTTGCTGGAGGAAGAGGGCGTGGCGGTGGTGTTTGGCGCGGCCTTCGGCCTCAGCCCACACTTCCGGGTCAGCTATGCCGCCTCTGACGCGGCGCTGGTGGATGCTTGTGACCGGATTGAACGATTTTGCGCGGGGCTGACATGACCCACGAGCTGCCAGAGTTCTATTTCCGCGTGCGCGAGAATGGCGCGATGGTCTATCGGGTCGATACAGAGAACCGCCAGCGGCGGATCGAAATGGATCAGATCGCGGTCGTCAACGTCAACAAGGGTGAAATCAAGCCGCAGGGCGACCGGGAACTGACGCCGGGTGAGATGGAAGAGATCCGCACATGGATGGAGGCGCGTCAGGCGCTGCTGGCCATGCGCGAACTGGACGACATTCACCGCGCGGTGGACCACCTGAACCTGACCGCGCAATGGGCGCAGGCCAAGGCCACACCCGAGCAGCTGGATCAGGTGACAGATGCCTTGCTGCTGGCGATGCATGATCTGCGCACCGTTCTGGTGCGCAAAAAGGCCGACCGGCTGACAAAGAGTTAGTCGCGCCGGGTGGGTTTTCGTTTGACGCGATAGTGGGCGCTTTTGGGCGTCGATGCCTGCCAGATGGGCGTGCTTTGGCCGGGTGGGCGCGCCGCGGGCTTTTCCCCTTAAGATCGGGCGGTGCGGTACCTATGTCTGGTCCATGGCACAGTCAGATCTCTTTTCGTTCCGAAGTGTTGGGCGGCCGTTCCTTGAGACGGGCCGCTCGCTGTTTCCCTTGTCACCCGACGATGTGCGCGCGCTGCTGTTGACCGCCCGTTGACGGTGGCGCGGCTGTGGACGGTCCTCGTTCTTGTGGACGTGGAAGAGTTTCACACGGCTCGTTGGGTCAACCAAGGATCGCGGGCCAGTTCGCCCGACCTTTGGCGATGTTGCCCTCGATATCCTCAAGCCAGAGCGTGCGGGCGCGCAGGTTGGCGTTGAGGAAAAGCTGACCGTTGTACAGTGTCCATGCCTCGGGGATCGTCGGCGCAAGATACCCGCGCGACGTGGCAAAAGCGCAGTAGCCGCCAAATTGCGGCGCATAAGCCAACGGATCGGCGTTGAATGCGGCGGCGTTCTGGGAAGAGGCAAAGCGCCAAGTCGCACCCTTCCAGTCGAGCGTGTCGGATCCGCCCGGCACCGGGCCGTTTTCCGCGAAATAGGCCACGGGGTCAGAGCCGTCGATGGCAATGCCGGCTTCGGCGTAGATTTCCGGTTCAGCGGCCAGCGCCGCGCGTCCGGTCAACACAAGGGCGGGCGCAGCAACGGTCAGTCCAACAGCGGCGCGGCGGGTTAATCGGGTCATGATGATCTCCGGGTCAGGGTGTGAGGTGCGATCAGGATGCCCTGCATCCGATTTGCGCAGAAGCCCCTGACACGCGGACGTGACAGCGCGTGCGCTGTTAAAAAAACTCGCATGGCCGTCATGAATCCGTTACAAAGAGGCCATGGCAAAAACGCTCTTACCCTTGGTTATCGGTCTCGGGCTGGCGGGTGGACCCGCATTGTGTAACCCGATCGCAGATGTGATTTGCGCGCCGACCGACCAGATGACCCGCAAACTGACCCAACAATTTGGCACCACACGCAGCGCAAGCGGGCTGCGCAGTCCCGAAGAGGTGGTCGAGATATGGACCGACTCAGACGGGGATTGGACCATGGTAATCGCCTATTCCACCGGGCAGTCGTGCATTGTGGCGATGGGGGCTTATTGGCAAGAAACCGAGGCAAAGAACCCGGCCTGACCCCCGATTTCGGGATAATCTTCCGAAAACGCACGAAAAAATTGACTCGCGCGCATGGATTGGTAGCCTGTCGGCTATTACTTCGTCTTTAGGGGGACAAAATGCGACTGATATTGACCGCCGCTGCCACGGCGATTGCCCTGAGTGCGACCTCGGCTTTTGCTTGGGGTGACATGTACATGGGTGACGGCACCAACGATCCGAATTCAAATTTTCTGGCACATGAATACAAGGCGGCGAACTATTGCCCCGCCGGTTTGCAGCCCGTTCTGGTTGGCGGCGTCGTGTGCTGCGGCACACCCAACGCAGGCGTTTATTACAACCATCCTGGCAAAACGAAGCGTGCAACACGGTCGTACACACCGCAAATGGTCGTGGGCGAAAAGGGCGTTGTTTATCGCTAAGACGGCCTGCCCCTTGGCAAGCATGGTCGGGCCGCGTATACGCGCGGCCTGATTGCTTTTTGTGACCTGAGAAAAGGGCCGAACCATGCAGGGCACCGCGAATCTGAACATCATGATGAAGGCGGCGCGCAAGGCGGGGCGGTCGCTGGTCAAAGACTTCCGGGAGGTCGAGAACCTTCAGGTCTCGATGAAGGGCGCGGGCGACTTTGTCAGCCGCGCTGACATTGAGGCAGAGCGCATCATCAAAGAAGAGTTGATGGGCGCGCGTCCGACCTATGGCTGGTTGGGCGAAGAGGGCGGTGAGACCCCGGGTGAGGATCCGACCCGTCGCTGGATCGTCGATCCGCTGGACGGCACCACCAATTTTCTCCACGGGCTGCCGCACTGGGCGATTTCGATCGCGCTGGAGCATAAGGGGCAGATCGTGTCCGGCGTGGTCTTTGACGCGGCCAAGGACGAAATGTTTTACGCCGAACGCGGTTCGGGTGCTTGGTTGAACGATTCCAAGCGTCTGCGCGTCTCCGGACGGCGCAAGATGATTGAGGCAGTTTTTGCCACCGGCATCCCCTTTGCCGCCAAGCGGACCCTGCCAGCGACGCTCAAGGATCTTGCCCGTGTGATGCCGGAATGCGCGGGTGTCCGGCGTTTCGGGGCGGCGTCTCTTGACCTCGCCTATGTGGCGGCGGGCCGCTACGAAGGCTATTGGGAACGTGAGTTGCAGATCTGGGATGCCGCTGCGGGCTTTCTGATCGCCAAGGAAGCGGGTGCGCTGATCGAGGGCGTGCGCGAAGGACAGGACCCGCTGGAAAGCGGCAGCATCCTGTGCGCCAACAACGATATCTTCAAGGGTTTCGCCAAGCTGTTGCGCGCTGAGTAAGGTCGGTTTGACCGCGTTCCGGGTGTGACCGGGGACGCGGTCGTTTTTTCGTTTTAGACATCCGAGGGGTGATTGACCCCGTCGTGCCATGCCAGCGGCTCAAACTCCTTGGGCGCCATCCCTTCAATGCAATATAGGTTCACGCCGTATTCGTTCGGGTTCGACCGACGGCGATGGTACATGTAAATCCCGCAGGTCTTGCAGAAATGATGCTGCGCCGTGTGGGTGCCAAAGCTGTATAGCGTCAGGTTCTCCGCCCCTTTCACCACCTCGATCCCATCCAGCGGGGCCGAAACGACCGCCGCGCTGCGCCGCCGGCAGTAAGAGCAATCGCAGCGGCGTGCGGTTGTGGTGCCATCCGATAGGCGCACGCGCATTTCGACGGCGCCGCAGTGGCAGGTGGCGGAATAGGTTTCGGTCATTTGCGTCTGATCCTTGGAACCTGAGTGTGGCGTTGGCGTCCCTGAACACGCGGCACGCGGCTGGAATCAAGGGCGTATGCCTTTTCCGGATGCGGGGGCTGCCCATGGGTGCGCGTCCAGAAGCGCGGCCCACCAAGGCGCAGCCAGATCGGCACGGTCAGCGCAAGTCCCACAACAAAGCCGCCCACATGCGCCCAATAGGCGACACCGCTTTCGTCCGATGATGTGCCCCACCCTCCGATCAATTGCATGGCGAACCACAGCGCCAGCATCAGCCATGCAGGTACGGGAAGGACGCGGAAAAAGACGATGAGGATGATCAGGATGTCGACGCGCGCCTTGGGGAACAGCAGCAGATAGCCCCCCATGACCCCGGCAATGGCCCCGGAGGCCCCAACGGTAGGAATGGCCGAAAAAGGATCAGTCAGCCAGTGGATCAGACCCGCGCCCAAACCGGCGGCCAGATAGAACACGGTAAAGCCCGCGTGCCCCATCTTGTCCTCCAGATTGTCGCCGAAGATGTAGAGGAACAGCATGTTCCCGGCGATGTGCAGCCAACCACCGTGCAGGAACATCGAGGTGATCAGCCCGGAATAGCCATAGCCTTCGGACAGGAAGGCGGGAACCAACGCATAATTCGCGTAAAAGGACATCAAGGCACGGGGGGATTGATCCTGATCCAGCGTGCCCAGAAAGACCGCGATGTTGATCGCGATCAGGGCGTAGGTGACAAAGGGCG
Encoded proteins:
- a CDS encoding helix-turn-helix domain-containing protein; this translates as MSDTTDWYGPETATFGDRLAAAREAAGMTQEILAKRLGVKHKTIQAWEDDFSEPRANRLNMLAGVLNISIVWLITGEGDGLPDPSETEALDPDINAILTEIRALRGQFRAQADKLGRLEKQLRTVLKETV
- a CDS encoding VOC family protein, coding for MSIKYLHTMVRVKDLEASMKFYELLGLQETRRTESEKGRFTLIFMAPPGQEDCPVELTYNWDGDEGLPSDSRHFGHLAYSVSNIYETCQYLMDNGVTINRPPHDGRMAFVRSPDNVSVELLQEGEALEPAEPWTSMGNTGHW
- a CDS encoding succinate dehydrogenase assembly factor 2, with amino-acid sequence MTTAPAESRETRLRRLHMRSMRRGTKEMDILLIRFSKARLDQMDAEALDAYEGLLEENDQDLYQWISGQAPAPDIHATLVAEIAQVAASG
- a CDS encoding DUF1194 domain-containing protein; its protein translation is MRWLAILALVWAGAAEAGCRQALALGLDVSGSVDAREYRLQLDGLAGALEDPEVVAAFLAMPEVPVALAVFEWSGQGAQRLVVPWRSVTGSADVAEVAAQLRGTTRMAMDRSTAIGAAKRFGAGLLGQQAGCWRRVLDLSGDGLSNTGPRPQDVRPDGITINGLVISATGGADEIGALASYYHAYVIAGPEAFVETALGFEAFEAAMVRKLKRELQVLAVSTR
- a CDS encoding dihydrofolate reductase, whose protein sequence is MITLIAAHDRNRAIGKDGDIPWHIPEDLAMFKRETLGGALIMGRRTWESLPFKPLPKRLNIVVSRDKGLTEHVVSSVEEGIALAQSLGYFRVYGIGGQRIYEAMLPLAHRLLITEVDVAVEGADAWFPEIGEGWETARTLKVHDTIKDVSIKEIISNRGRF
- a CDS encoding DUF1194 domain-containing protein, which codes for MTGLIRLGAALGAVLIPAGAEAACRLALLLALDVSSSVDEAEYLLQRDGLAAALMAPDVQGAILQGGGGVAIAAYEWSGRRQSTVIQEWALMSTAGDIAAVSARLRSAERSYRRFPTALGYALGFGATMMEAAPECERRVIDVSGDGITNDGFWPQQAYRHFPFGGVTVNALAVLGADPAVVDHYEFEVLHGPGAFIETAQGYEGYEQAMIRKLYREIQDRIVGAMPDPAAGPG
- a CDS encoding surface lipoprotein assembly modifier, with translation MRRDPKPVAMGVGVRLRRAIRLVLALAVCTAAGLTPQSARADEVRMSIDEARGAAARALMAGQADLALVLAEGVLLGAPGDAQALMMKSRALRALGRPQEAAGAARQAFGQSVDERSRFFAALLMAQARSTGGQPGAAQLWLRRAAQIAPDEQLRAAAVRDFRHVRSQTPWRLSLDMSVEPSDNLNGAPKTNSFTFGGLPFVNPTAVPLSGERFVFGADYLRRVPLSESRRLNLGASVEMQRVRFSSDARDKVPGLRNGDYRQDALALSLGYEARGAEGAWLGKSQLSLSRHWRAGTPYADAARLDLSYGRMLTPGLTGTARFAYETEQRLDVGLRDNQTREVGVTLTRRFGKAAVGLDVQVTDTASESRLVARESARAAVSYGLGKPVRGMLPRLTLAWEVTDYDQAPASFWVTPRRDEELSVSLNVLLPEFDYYGFAPEIGVSFRDRSSNYTIYETRGTDLRLGLKSVF
- a CDS encoding MarR family winged helix-turn-helix transcriptional regulator; translation: MSIHSSLNQGPGQGFMSSYLDALSLVERLHRLLLDVIKDEFERVGIIDVNAVQALLLFNIGENEVTAGELKSRGYYQGSNVSYNLKKLVEMGYMHHQRCEIDRRSVRVRLTQRGREIKDIVAELFARHADGLQNKAVLSVDKIDEITSSLRRVERYWTDQIRYIY
- a CDS encoding thymidylate synthase; translation: MQQYLDALRTVLNHGQDTTDRTGTGTRSYFGLQIRYPLADGFPLVTTKKLHLRSIVHELLWFLSGSTNIRYLQENKVRIWDEWADANGDLGPVYGHQWRHWPGHKGPIDQIETLLEQIRQTPDSRRMIVSAWNPADVPDMALPPCHTLWQVRILGGKLHLQLYQRSADMFLGVPFNIASYALLQAMLAQVTGYQVGDFVHSIGDAHIYSNHMDQVAEQLSRTPRSLPALEFTRNVTDLFDFRYEDFAFPGYDPLPAIKAPVAV